The following are from one region of the Corylus avellana chromosome ca1, CavTom2PMs-1.0 genome:
- the LOC132168081 gene encoding major allergen Pru ar 1-like — MGVITYTDEYTSTIPPARLFKALVIDAHILIPKLLPHAVKSIEIIQGDGGAGSIRQITFAEGSQFSTVKNRIDELNERTYSYKYTVIEGDALADKLELIVHEVQFEATSEGGSKNKMTTKYHTKDDVVIKEEEIKAGKEKVLGMYKVVEGYLLQNPDAYA, encoded by the coding sequence ATGGGCGTAATCACATACACAGACGAGTACACCTCCACTATCCCACCAGCCAGATTGTTCAAAGCCTTGGTCATTGATGCTCACATCCTCATCCCAAAACTCCTCCCACATGCTGTTAAGAGCATTGAAATCATTCAAGGCGATGGAGGGGCTGGAAGCATCAGGCAAATCACTTTCGCCGAAGGTAGTCAATTTAGTACTGTCAAGAACCGAATTGATGAGCTGAATGAAAGGACTTATTCTTACAAGTACACGGTGATCGAAGGTGATGCCTTGGCTGACAAGCTTGAACTGATTGTTCATGAGGTTCAATTTGAGGCAACATCAGAAGGTGGGAGTAAAAATAAGATGACAACCAAGTACCATACAAAGGATGACGTAGTGATCAAGGAAGAGGAAATCAAGGCTGGCAAGGAAAAGGTGCTGGGTATGTACAAAGTTGTGGAAGGCTACCTCCTCCAAAACCCTGATGCATATGCTTAA
- the LOC132183719 gene encoding pathogenesis-related protein STH-2-like, whose product MAVTKITQTFATQVTPDRMFKALILDSHNICPKLMFSSIKSIEFVEGSGEVGSIKQNNFTEGEGDALMEKLEYNRYELKFEGYGKGVCVCKMSSEYKAKEGIEIKEEDIELGNDRAIGMYEVVEAYLLANPHAYVKR is encoded by the exons ATGGCAGTCACCAAAATTACTCAGACCTTTGCAACTCAGGTGACTCCGGACAGGATGTTCAAGGCCTTGATCCTTGACTCTCACAACATCTGCCCCAAGCTCATGTTTTCATCAATAAAAAGCATAGAATTTGTTGAAGGCAGTGGAGAGGTGGGAAGCATCAAACAGAACAATTTCACTGAAG GCGAAGGCGACGCATTAATGGAGAAGCTTGAATATAATAGGTATGAGCTGAAGTTTGAGGGATATGGTAAAGGAGTATGTGTTTGTAAGATGAGCAGTGAATACAAAGCAAAGGAAGGAATAGAGATCAAAGAAGAGGATATTGAGCTTGGAAACGACAGAGCCATAGGGATGTATGAAGTTGTTGAGGCCTACCTCTTGGCTAACCCTCATGCCTAtgttaaaagataa